One genomic window of Glycine soja cultivar W05 chromosome 9, ASM419377v2, whole genome shotgun sequence includes the following:
- the LOC114367751 gene encoding uncharacterized protein LOC114367751, protein MTILFLPLAKDKLQALFKLKILGSLQYFMGLEVAKSNKGIVLTQRKYALSLLEDIGFLGCKPSSLPMDPNLKLNMLSGDLLPDPSLYRRLLGRLMYLTISRSDITFVVNKLSQYMQHPRIPHLDIVHNLLQYIKGTPGQGLYFPASNSFNLSTYADADWGGCLDTCRSTSGSCVFLGDVLISWKSKKQTTVSKYSAKTEYRVLSSVSSEVIWLRRLLLHFEISIKSTMLFCDSKFAISLASNPAHHERSKHIDIDYHFICELVQSNTLKLVHVKYQHQVADIFTKPLMLLAFSSFTRKLGLINIYSPT, encoded by the exons ATGACTATTCTCTTTTTACCATTGGCAAAG GACAAGCTTCAAGCCTTGTTCAAATTGAAGATCCTTGGTTCCTTACAATATTTTATGGGCCTGGAAGTTGCAAAGTCCAACAAGGGCATTGTTTTGACTCAGAGAAAATATGCCCTTTCTCTGTTAGAGGATATTGGTTTTCTTGGCTGCAAACCATCCTCTCTTCCAATGGATCCAAATTTAAAGCTCAACATGCTCAGTGGTGATTTATTGCCCGATCCCTCACTATACAGGCGCTTACTTGGTCGCCTCATGTACCTCACTATTTCAAGGTCGGATATTACATTTGTTGTTAACAAGCTAAGCCAATACATGCAGCATCCAAGAATACCTCATCTAGATATTGTGCATAATCTCCTACAATATATCAAGGGCACTCCGGGTCAGGGTCTTTATTTTCCAGCCAGTAACTCCTTCAACTTATCTACATATGCAGATGCTGATTGGGGAGGATGTTTAGACACATGCAGGTCGACATCTGGTTCATGTGTGTTTCTAGGAGATGTTTTAATATCATGGAAATCAAAAAAGCAAACCACTGTGTCTAAATATTCAGCAAAGACAGAATATCGAGTTCTTTCCTCAGTTTCAAGTGAAGTAATTTGGCTAAGACGATTACTCCTGCACTTTGAGATTTCCATCAAATCTACCATGCTTTTCTGTGATAGCAAATTTGCAATTAGTCTAGCATCTAATCCAGCTCACCATGAACGATCCAAACACATTGATATTGATTATCACTTCATTTGTGAGTTAGTGCAGTCAAACACCCTTAAGCTTGTTCATGTGAAATACCAACATCAAGTTGCAGATATCTTCACAAAGCCCTTAATGCTTCTggctttctcttcttttaccCGTAAGTTGGGACTCATTAACATTTACTCTCCAACTTGA